Proteins found in one Enterococcus sp. 9D6_DIV0238 genomic segment:
- a CDS encoding DUF47 domain-containing protein, whose translation MARKKQFDYFGELEHLARNAHQAAEILEMIAINYSLDYLEKEAIKIHDLEREGDQIVKQILSELYVSFITPIDREDIVEITERLDDVLDTINSIAYLLSSLVVKELKENAMVFITYALEATAGVLTATKEFAKFKNSKTLRTMMDEVSEIEGKADRLYSESLKDLFTNEENPIEVIRWKNVYDQLEDLLNASESVVDVIGGLVIKNS comes from the coding sequence ATGGCAAGAAAGAAACAATTTGACTATTTTGGAGAGTTGGAGCATCTGGCGAGAAATGCCCATCAGGCAGCAGAGATCTTAGAAATGATCGCGATTAATTATTCTTTGGATTATTTAGAAAAAGAAGCAATAAAAATCCATGATCTGGAACGCGAAGGCGATCAAATCGTTAAACAAATTTTAAGTGAATTATATGTCTCTTTCATCACACCTATCGATCGGGAAGACATTGTTGAAATCACAGAACGACTAGATGATGTGCTGGATACAATCAATAGTATTGCTTATTTATTGAGCAGTTTAGTCGTTAAGGAACTGAAAGAAAATGCAATGGTATTTATTACCTATGCTTTAGAAGCTACAGCAGGGGTTTTAACGGCGACAAAAGAGTTTGCAAAGTTCAAAAATTCTAAAACATTACGGACGATGATGGATGAAGTCAGTGAGATCGAAGGCAAAGCTGATAGGCTTTACAGTGAATCCCTGAAAGATTTATTTACAAATGAAGAAAATCCGATTGAAGTCATTCGCTGGAAAAACGTTTATGATCAATTGGAAGATTTACTGAATGCAAGTGAATCAGTCGTAGATGTTATTGGCGGGTTAGTCATAAAGAATAGTTAA
- the rsmD gene encoding 16S rRNA (guanine(966)-N(2))-methyltransferase RsmD, with amino-acid sequence MRVISGEYGGRRLKALDGDHTRPTTDKVKESIFNMIGPYFDGGVVLDLYAGSGGLAIEAVSRGMDLGICIEKNFAAIKIIQENIAITKEPEKFIIKKMDANKAIDFLKEEQRIFDLVLLDPPYAKQEIEKQIEKMIVHRLLSEQTVIVCETDKSVTLPENIGPLAKTREVIYGITQITIYK; translated from the coding sequence ATGCGCGTGATTTCTGGAGAGTACGGCGGACGCCGTTTGAAAGCATTGGATGGCGACCACACACGTCCAACAACAGATAAAGTCAAAGAATCGATATTCAATATGATTGGCCCTTATTTTGATGGAGGTGTAGTGTTAGATCTATATGCTGGAAGTGGTGGACTGGCAATAGAAGCAGTCTCTAGGGGAATGGATCTGGGAATCTGTATTGAAAAAAATTTTGCGGCAATCAAAATTATTCAAGAAAATATTGCGATCACTAAAGAACCGGAAAAATTTATCATAAAAAAAATGGACGCAAATAAAGCAATCGATTTTCTCAAAGAAGAGCAACGTATATTTGATTTAGTTTTACTAGATCCGCCTTATGCAAAACAAGAAATAGAAAAGCAAATCGAGAAGATGATAGTTCATCGATTATTGAGTGAACAGACAGTCATCGTCTGTGAAACAGATAAATCAGTAACACTTCCAGAAAATATTGGTCCTTTAGCCAAGACACGAGAAGTGATCTATGGTATTACTCAAATCACGATTTATAAATAG
- a CDS encoding helix-hairpin-helix domain-containing protein — translation MNYREIISKYKYYLIAGGVGLLLCCSVLLFLIKKPIEAIDEDFQMDISSTQQIMSSESAHDQRQLYVDIKGAVKQPGMYEVKMNMRVWDAVMLAGGFKEGADTKQVNFAEQLTDQMVIYVPLEGEEPPIKQNMTGEEDTTAASKVNLNLADESQLQTLSGIGLKKAQEIIRYREENGGFKSIEEIKNISGFGEKTFERLKEAITI, via the coding sequence ATGAATTACAGGGAGATCATCAGTAAATACAAGTATTACTTGATTGCAGGAGGAGTTGGGCTGCTTTTATGTTGTAGTGTTCTTTTATTTTTGATAAAAAAGCCGATTGAAGCAATAGACGAAGATTTTCAGATGGATATTTCTTCAACTCAACAAATAATGTCATCTGAATCAGCTCATGATCAAAGGCAGCTATATGTCGATATAAAAGGCGCAGTTAAGCAACCAGGAATGTATGAAGTGAAAATGAACATGAGAGTTTGGGATGCGGTCATGCTGGCCGGCGGTTTCAAGGAAGGGGCAGATACCAAGCAGGTCAACTTTGCTGAACAGCTTACGGATCAAATGGTGATCTATGTACCGCTCGAAGGAGAAGAACCTCCAATCAAACAAAATATGACCGGTGAAGAAGATACGACTGCAGCATCCAAGGTCAACCTCAATTTAGCGGATGAGTCACAGCTTCAAACCTTATCAGGCATTGGACTAAAAAAGGCACAGGAAATCATTCGCTATCGGGAAGAAAATGGCGGTTTCAAATCAATAGAGGAAATAAAGAATATTTCTGGATTTGGTGAAAAAACATTTGAACGATTAAAAGAGGCCATTACAATATAG
- a CDS encoding YlbF family regulator, whose amino-acid sequence MIITEKLFEIEDQVENLVSAILASDSITLYKKNREAMYTSQDIMEKQKTFLSAKESFERIEPYGNHAPDFRTKQRAVRQAKRALDMSEEVAEFRFSETEVQTILDVIGLSVAKTISEDIKVNAGNPFFEKGKHSGCGGSCHAS is encoded by the coding sequence ATGATCATTACAGAAAAACTTTTTGAAATAGAGGATCAGGTAGAGAATCTTGTTAGTGCAATTTTGGCAAGTGACAGTATTACTTTATATAAGAAAAATCGAGAAGCAATGTATACTTCACAGGATATCATGGAGAAGCAAAAGACTTTTTTGAGTGCTAAAGAGTCATTTGAACGAATTGAGCCCTATGGAAATCATGCACCAGATTTTAGAACAAAGCAGCGTGCTGTGCGACAAGCGAAGAGAGCACTGGATATGAGTGAAGAAGTAGCAGAGTTCCGTTTTTCTGAGACAGAAGTGCAAACGATTTTGGATGTAATCGGACTTTCAGTTGCTAAAACGATTTCTGAAGATATCAAAGTGAACGCTGGGAATCCATTCTTCGAAAAAGGAAAACACTCAGGTTGTGGAGGTAGTTGTCATGCAAGTTAA
- a CDS encoding ComE operon protein 2, with product MTLERIPWDQYFMAQSVLLSLRSTCTRLEVGATIVRDKRIIAGGYNGSVSGDVHCIDDGCYVVDGHCVRTIHAEMNAILQCAKFGIPTEGAEIYVTHFPCLQCTKMILQAGIKKIHYLKDYRNDPYALDLIKQVGASVDQVTLSKKYFAELQLGEELASMDEAPQADQ from the coding sequence ATGACATTAGAACGGATTCCATGGGATCAATATTTTATGGCGCAAAGCGTATTATTATCTTTAAGAAGTACATGTACTCGATTAGAAGTCGGGGCTACGATCGTCAGAGACAAACGAATTATTGCTGGAGGGTACAACGGTTCTGTTAGTGGAGATGTCCATTGTATAGATGACGGTTGTTACGTTGTAGATGGGCATTGTGTCCGAACGATCCATGCAGAGATGAATGCTATTTTGCAATGTGCAAAATTCGGTATTCCTACAGAAGGTGCAGAAATTTACGTGACCCATTTTCCTTGTCTGCAATGTACGAAAATGATTTTACAAGCTGGAATCAAAAAAATTCATTATTTAAAGGATTATCGCAATGATCCTTATGCGCTGGATTTGATCAAACAGGTTGGTGCAAGTGTGGATCAAGTCACTCTCTCAAAGAAATATTTTGCCGAATTACAGTTAGGAGAAGAGCTTGCTTCAATGGACGAAGCACCTCAAGCAGATCAATAA
- a CDS encoding DNA internalization-related competence protein ComEC/Rec2 has protein sequence MLQWTKHLKQINNHWIFPVLLVIGSVFLIIEFNWPSGLMCLYLCWRIAATRNQVIIAVSFLCTCIAIISCFWVLNNEKQQKFAEETELSGTLSVLPDKMNIDGDRLQLEGKFYSKTLGRKIVAFYQFSSKLEKESWMEHTQPLQLHMTGTVQTPIAQTNLHGFDYQNYLRTKGIYQTVTIKSIQSISEQPVRWYDFRSWISSNRKKAIDHCSKIFMKETALHVKILLFGYRSSNFSQREAVLANLGILHLFSLSGMHVAFFIGSFRYLFLRSGLTIEKLFWLQLFFVLIYAGFTGFSVSVVRALVQSSIVLANQHFRWQLSRLDCWSLTLMIGLFVRPYLLFTIGGQLSYGLSFLILFVQPIVECIKYSLLKSYCFSLLLNVAIVPLLGLSFFEWQLTGSVFTFVLLPVFEHMILPVLTISFVSSYFIKIDFFVVGLESYFLLQQKVFEWLSYTSTFTIIIGHFSFWLLIAVFLSLGILLDRLPIKPKKACWSGVLLLLLLQSKYIFPKGTVAFIDVGQGDCIFIQTPFHQENILLDTGGKLMFEKEEWAIRNKEKSNADYSVIPFLKSKGVKYLDKVLISHGDLDHCGDLLEIHKKIPIRALYYPAGTENKQLFQRMLNTLKQSGVKCYPVLAGQTIGRSIALKVLAPTTKGNGENQDSLVIYSKIADRRFLFTGDLEKEGERQLLASYPNLKIDSLKVGHHGSKTSTDDSFVKQISPSEAIISCGRNNRFKHPHGETEETLKQENITIFRTDQEGMAYYEWTPWSKMSPVQTMIKQD, from the coding sequence TTGCTTCAATGGACGAAGCACCTCAAGCAGATCAATAATCACTGGATATTTCCAGTACTTTTAGTAATAGGATCTGTATTTCTCATTATAGAATTTAACTGGCCGTCAGGTTTGATGTGTCTATATTTATGTTGGCGTATTGCTGCAACTCGAAATCAGGTGATCATCGCTGTTAGTTTTTTATGTACGTGTATTGCGATCATCTCCTGTTTTTGGGTGTTGAACAATGAAAAACAGCAAAAATTTGCAGAAGAAACCGAACTTTCTGGTACACTTAGTGTTTTGCCTGATAAAATGAACATTGATGGAGATCGTCTTCAATTAGAAGGAAAATTTTATTCTAAAACGCTCGGCAGAAAAATCGTTGCTTTTTATCAATTCTCCTCAAAGCTGGAAAAAGAAAGTTGGATGGAGCACACACAACCATTACAGTTGCATATGACAGGAACAGTTCAAACGCCTATAGCGCAAACCAATTTGCATGGCTTTGATTATCAGAACTATTTGAGGACAAAGGGCATTTACCAAACAGTGACAATCAAAAGTATCCAGAGTATTTCAGAGCAGCCTGTTCGATGGTATGACTTCAGGTCGTGGATCAGCAGCAATAGAAAAAAAGCGATTGATCATTGCTCGAAGATTTTCATGAAAGAAACTGCTTTACACGTAAAAATACTATTATTTGGGTATCGATCTAGTAATTTTTCCCAAAGAGAAGCTGTTTTGGCGAATTTGGGAATTCTTCATTTGTTTAGTTTGTCAGGAATGCATGTCGCATTTTTTATCGGTAGTTTTAGGTATTTATTTTTAAGGTCTGGACTTACTATAGAAAAATTATTTTGGTTACAACTGTTTTTTGTATTGATCTATGCAGGATTTACTGGTTTTTCTGTCAGTGTAGTACGTGCATTGGTCCAAAGTTCGATTGTCTTGGCTAACCAGCACTTTCGCTGGCAATTATCCAGATTAGATTGCTGGAGTTTAACGCTGATGATAGGCTTGTTTGTTCGTCCATATTTATTGTTTACGATCGGTGGGCAACTGAGTTATGGTTTGTCTTTTTTGATTCTCTTTGTACAGCCGATTGTTGAATGTATCAAGTATAGTCTTTTGAAAAGTTATTGTTTTTCATTACTTTTGAATGTTGCGATTGTTCCATTATTGGGACTTTCGTTTTTTGAGTGGCAGTTGACAGGGAGTGTGTTTACATTTGTGTTGTTGCCAGTTTTTGAACACATGATTTTACCTGTACTGACTATTAGTTTTGTTAGTTCTTATTTTATCAAGATTGATTTTTTTGTTGTTGGATTAGAATCCTATTTTCTTTTACAACAAAAAGTTTTTGAGTGGTTGAGCTATACAAGTACATTTACGATCATTATAGGTCACTTTTCATTTTGGTTATTGATAGCAGTCTTTCTTTCATTAGGGATTTTGCTGGACCGTCTACCTATAAAGCCAAAAAAAGCTTGTTGGTCTGGTGTTTTGTTGTTGTTATTACTTCAAAGTAAATACATTTTCCCCAAAGGAACAGTCGCTTTTATTGATGTTGGTCAGGGAGATTGTATTTTTATCCAAACCCCTTTTCATCAAGAAAATATTTTGCTCGATACTGGTGGTAAACTGATGTTTGAAAAAGAGGAATGGGCAATAAGAAATAAAGAAAAATCTAATGCTGACTATTCAGTTATTCCTTTTCTAAAAAGTAAAGGGGTGAAGTATTTAGATAAAGTGTTGATCAGTCACGGTGATCTGGATCATTGCGGGGATCTTTTAGAAATCCACAAAAAAATCCCGATTCGAGCTCTTTATTATCCAGCAGGTACGGAAAATAAGCAATTGTTTCAAAGGATGTTGAATACTTTAAAACAGTCGGGTGTTAAGTGTTATCCTGTTTTAGCAGGTCAGACGATCGGTCGCTCAATAGCGCTAAAAGTTCTAGCACCAACGACTAAAGGCAATGGAGAAAATCAAGATTCTTTAGTCATCTATTCAAAAATAGCTGATCGACGTTTTCTGTTTACTGGAGATTTGGAAAAGGAAGGTGAGAGGCAGTTGCTTGCAAGCTATCCTAATCTAAAAATAGACAGCTTAAAAGTCGGACATCATGGAAGTAAAACATCAACGGATGATTCATTTGTCAAACAAATTTCGCCTAGTGAAGCAATCATTTCATGTGGGCGGAACAACCGTTTTAAGCATCCTCATGGTGAAACTGAAGAAACATTAAAACAAGAAAATATAACGATTTTTCGAACAGATCAGGAAGGTATGGCATACTATGAATGGACGCCTTGGTCAAAAATGTCACCAGTGCAAACAATGATCAAACAAGACTAG
- a CDS encoding sigma-70 family RNA polymerase sigma factor encodes MEKDIITQLIKRDFLGLEKFIDEFGTDIIKCIRSILNHPKEKIYHKETENEVFYRIWQKIATYDAKKSSLKTWTMTITRNICLDKKRQIIREQQIIPTEQLPETLLEEDYFEKEQFLDLLNCLNGEDQLIFLRYYYYQDSPKEIAKDLAMDTSQIYNRLSRGRQKLKQSIQQ; translated from the coding sequence GTGGAAAAGGACATTATTACACAATTGATCAAGAGGGATTTTTTAGGGTTGGAAAAATTCATTGATGAATTTGGAACCGATATCATAAAATGTATTCGCTCCATTTTGAATCATCCGAAAGAAAAAATATATCATAAGGAAACTGAAAATGAAGTTTTTTATCGTATTTGGCAGAAGATCGCTACTTATGATGCGAAAAAAAGCAGCTTGAAAACTTGGACAATGACGATCACCCGAAATATTTGCCTTGATAAAAAGCGCCAGATCATTCGCGAACAACAAATAATTCCAACTGAACAGCTGCCAGAGACTTTGTTAGAAGAAGACTATTTTGAGAAAGAACAGTTTTTAGATCTACTGAACTGTTTAAATGGAGAAGATCAATTGATTTTCTTAAGATATTACTATTATCAAGATTCACCTAAAGAAATTGCGAAGGATTTGGCAATGGATACTTCTCAAATATACAATCGTTTATCTCGCGGGAGACAAAAACTTAAACAATCTATCCAACAATGA
- the holA gene encoding DNA polymerase III subunit delta yields the protein MNLQEALQQVRQQQFASVYLVQGTEGYLSELFKTELMNQLIKTEDDQFNYSSFDMEEVPLSVAIEEAETIPFFGDYRLVFIENPYFLTAERKTTGLDHDIDSLLKYLEEPSPTTILVFNASVEKLDERKKITKSLKKQAAFIDVNPMGEREVRQYIEQTIQSEGYDIRPEAFDLLLQLTDLNLSKVMGELQKLFLFSSEDKIISLHAVKELVPKSLEHNVFDLTNEVLSGNGEKTIQLYEDLLLQGEETIKLNAILLNQIRLFLQTKILAKLGYQQANIADTLKIHPYRVKLALQQVRRFELERLEEIYDELVENDVKMKTGKMDKELLFELFILKLSAQGVR from the coding sequence ATGAATTTACAAGAAGCGTTGCAGCAGGTTCGCCAACAACAGTTTGCCTCTGTGTATCTAGTTCAGGGGACAGAAGGCTATTTGAGTGAACTATTTAAAACAGAACTAATGAATCAATTGATCAAAACAGAAGATGATCAATTTAACTATTCTTCTTTTGATATGGAAGAGGTTCCTTTATCAGTAGCTATTGAAGAAGCTGAAACGATCCCATTCTTTGGTGATTACCGTTTAGTGTTTATCGAAAACCCTTATTTTTTAACAGCTGAAAGAAAAACAACGGGTCTTGATCATGACATCGATAGTTTATTGAAATATCTGGAAGAACCGTCTCCTACGACTATTTTAGTATTCAATGCAAGCGTTGAAAAATTAGATGAACGAAAAAAAATTACAAAATCATTGAAGAAACAAGCGGCATTCATCGATGTCAACCCAATGGGTGAACGTGAGGTCCGCCAATATATCGAACAAACCATTCAAAGTGAAGGTTATGACATTCGCCCAGAAGCTTTTGATTTATTATTGCAGCTGACAGATTTGAATTTATCCAAAGTAATGGGGGAGCTGCAGAAACTATTCCTTTTTTCTTCAGAAGATAAAATTATTTCTCTTCACGCTGTAAAAGAACTAGTACCAAAATCGTTGGAGCATAATGTCTTTGATTTAACGAATGAGGTCTTGTCAGGAAATGGAGAAAAAACAATACAGCTCTATGAAGATCTTTTGCTTCAAGGCGAGGAAACGATCAAGCTGAATGCGATTTTACTAAATCAAATTCGTTTATTTTTGCAAACAAAAATCCTAGCTAAACTTGGATATCAACAAGCCAATATTGCAGATACACTAAAAATCCATCCTTATCGTGTAAAATTGGCATTGCAGCAAGTGAGACGCTTTGAATTGGAACGATTGGAAGAGATCTATGATGAGCTAGTAGAAAATGATGTTAAAATGAAAACTGGCAAGATGGATAAAGAGCTGCTTTTTGAATTATTTATTCTGAAATTGTCTGCTCAAGGCGTAAGGTAA
- a CDS encoding ester cyclase, which produces MKKPKEIVADFFRNVRSGKDVDTASIYMHECVIAHQIQSENEYVIERSPQDYIEHVKEMQDIYGQFHLEIQELLEDGNKVYVRWKQTGTMSDRKEIIQIASAVYLVEDEKISEYWIQIDRKGLELQNN; this is translated from the coding sequence ATGAAGAAGCCAAAAGAGATCGTTGCAGATTTTTTTAGAAATGTCCGCTCAGGGAAAGATGTTGATACTGCATCTATTTATATGCACGAGTGTGTAATTGCCCATCAAATCCAATCTGAGAATGAATATGTAATCGAGCGGTCTCCACAAGATTATATCGAACACGTAAAAGAAATGCAGGATATCTATGGTCAGTTTCACTTAGAAATCCAAGAGTTGTTAGAAGATGGGAATAAGGTGTATGTTCGTTGGAAACAAACTGGAACGATGTCAGACAGAAAAGAAATTATTCAAATTGCCAGTGCAGTTTATTTGGTTGAAGATGAGAAAATCTCTGAATATTGGATCCAAATCGATCGTAAAGGATTGGAGCTTCAAAACAACTAG
- the rpsT gene encoding 30S ribosomal protein S20, whose amino-acid sequence MPNIESAIKRVRTNANANAQNSSQKNSMRTAIKKFEDAVATGADNADELYKEAARAVDMAESKGLIHKNKASRDKSRLSKKLAK is encoded by the coding sequence ATGCCAAATATTGAATCTGCAATTAAACGTGTACGTACTAACGCAAACGCGAATGCTCAAAATTCATCTCAAAAGAATTCTATGCGTACAGCAATCAAGAAATTTGAAGATGCTGTAGCTACAGGTGCTGATAACGCGGATGAGCTATATAAAGAAGCTGCTAGAGCTGTGGACATGGCTGAATCAAAAGGATTGATCCATAAAAACAAAGCGAGCCGCGACAAATCTCGTCTAAGCAAAAAATTAGCAAAATAA
- a CDS encoding inorganic phosphate transporter, whose translation MKWWGVIVNIALVITVTLVMGVIFVNGWTDAPNAIATAVSTRVLKPNVAIWMAVVMNFLGALVMTYFNAQVAETISNIVSFDAQGNASQVALAASLFSIVVWSVAAWYFGIPTSESHALIAGLTGSAMALGGIGAVNGSEWTKVLVGLVVSTVMGFGGGFIVTKLIVILFRGVARRTADKVFTYGQAFGAGANAFLHGAQDGQKFMGVFMLGLYYNNLAEKSGAGFIIPIWVMVLCSVTMGVGTSVGGMRIIKSVGMDMVKLERYQGFAADLSTAVCLFAASIAGIPVSTTHTKTTAIMGVGASKRVSSVDWRIVKEMLIAWVLTFPGCGLIAFIMAKLFVALF comes from the coding sequence ATGAAATGGTGGGGTGTCATAGTGAATATTGCTTTAGTGATTACGGTTACGCTAGTGATGGGAGTTATCTTTGTTAATGGTTGGACAGATGCGCCGAATGCAATTGCAACCGCTGTCTCGACCCGTGTGTTGAAGCCAAATGTAGCGATTTGGATGGCAGTAGTAATGAATTTTTTAGGTGCATTAGTTATGACGTATTTCAACGCTCAGGTAGCGGAAACAATTAGTAATATCGTCAGTTTTGATGCACAGGGAAATGCTTCTCAGGTAGCATTAGCAGCCTCTTTATTTTCAATCGTTGTTTGGTCGGTTGCGGCTTGGTATTTTGGTATACCAACAAGTGAAAGCCATGCTTTGATCGCGGGCTTGACTGGTTCTGCAATGGCTTTAGGTGGTATTGGAGCGGTTAACGGGTCTGAATGGACAAAAGTATTGGTTGGATTAGTGGTTTCAACCGTTATGGGCTTTGGTGGCGGTTTTATCGTAACGAAGTTGATTGTAATCCTTTTCAGAGGTGTTGCCAGAAGAACAGCGGATAAAGTTTTCACCTATGGTCAGGCATTTGGTGCTGGAGCTAACGCTTTTTTGCATGGTGCTCAAGATGGTCAAAAATTTATGGGGGTTTTTATGCTTGGATTATATTATAATAATCTTGCTGAAAAATCTGGAGCGGGTTTCATTATTCCTATTTGGGTCATGGTCTTATGTTCTGTAACGATGGGAGTAGGAACTTCAGTTGGTGGTATGCGTATCATCAAGTCCGTTGGAATGGATATGGTAAAATTAGAACGTTATCAAGGCTTTGCTGCTGATTTAAGTACGGCAGTATGCTTATTTGCTGCTTCAATTGCTGGTATTCCAGTGTCTACGACACATACAAAGACGACTGCGATCATGGGGGTAGGTGCTTCAAAACGCGTGTCAAGTGTAGATTGGCGTATTGTAAAAGAAATGCTGATTGCCTGGGTTTTAACATTTCCAGGTTGTGGTCTGATTGCTTTTATCATGGCTAAGTTGTTTGTAGCCCTATTTTGA
- a CDS encoding YlbG family protein gives MQVNEEKELNIQKRRCLVVWVYSLKQLRTLKRFGLIHYVSRRMKYVVIYMNEEDIETSEAKINGLHFVRKVERSYRPDVEMNFAEKIGTKAAYQYKEEEGFEVEELNTQIRLAENV, from the coding sequence ATGCAAGTTAACGAGGAAAAAGAACTGAATATTCAAAAACGTCGTTGTTTAGTTGTATGGGTATATAGCTTAAAGCAACTAAGGACATTAAAACGTTTTGGTTTGATACACTATGTTTCACGACGTATGAAGTATGTAGTTATCTATATGAATGAAGAAGATATCGAAACATCAGAAGCGAAAATCAACGGACTTCATTTTGTACGTAAAGTCGAACGGTCATACAGACCAGACGTGGAAATGAACTTCGCAGAAAAAATCGGGACAAAAGCAGCCTATCAATATAAAGAAGAAGAGGGATTTGAAGTTGAGGAACTAAATACCCAAATTCGTTTAGCTGAAAATGTCTAA
- the coaD gene encoding pantetheine-phosphate adenylyltransferase produces MGRVALFPGSFDPLTNGHLDLIERSTKIFDKVIVGVFVNTNKKALFTLEEKLLLIKQSTAHLKNVEVVTQESKLTVESAAELGANFLIRGIRNVKDYEYEKDIAMMNHHLAASIETVFLLADETYGHISSSLLKEVLTFGGDVSAYLPKPVNEALNQKNRELKMNE; encoded by the coding sequence ATGGGTAGAGTTGCACTTTTTCCAGGAAGTTTTGATCCGCTGACAAATGGTCATTTAGATTTGATCGAGCGCAGTACGAAGATTTTTGATAAAGTCATTGTCGGTGTTTTTGTGAATACAAATAAAAAGGCATTATTTACTTTAGAAGAAAAGCTCTTATTGATCAAGCAATCGACAGCGCATTTAAAAAATGTAGAAGTTGTTACACAAGAAAGCAAGTTGACTGTAGAAAGTGCTGCTGAGCTGGGAGCAAACTTTTTGATCCGTGGAATTAGAAATGTGAAAGATTACGAGTATGAAAAAGATATTGCTATGATGAATCATCATTTGGCTGCCAGCATAGAAACAGTATTTTTACTGGCAGATGAAACATATGGACATATTAGCTCCAGTTTGTTAAAAGAAGTGCTGACATTTGGAGGCGATGTTTCTGCTTATTTGCCAAAGCCAGTTAATGAAGCGCTAAATCAAAAGAATCGTGAGTTGAAGATGAATGAATAA
- a CDS encoding SepM family pheromone-processing serine protease — MNNEQEERISIKSMLPFVLVIVLIIAMIFPIPYYIEGPGTTENLKDFVSVDNKQDTEPGAFYLTTVGVRKATLASLITASFSDFQEIVSKKDLMGSSTNSEYERIQQYYMDSSKNAAIEQALKLANVPYDMQFKGVYVLAIEDNSSFKGKISVGDTVTGIDGKTFKSSEEFVAYVKKQKVGQEVTVSYLQDGKAKEATGKLIELPTDKKAGIGIGLTDHTEIDSSIPVEIDSGDIGGPSAGLMFTLETYEQLTQKGIRKGYKIAGTGTINTDGIVGRIGGIDKKVVTASKNKADIFFAPDDEITKEMKEAEPKIKTNYEEAKATAKKIGTSMKIVPVKNVQDALYYLETLKEK, encoded by the coding sequence ATGAATAATGAACAAGAAGAAAGAATATCTATAAAATCTATGTTGCCGTTTGTGCTTGTCATAGTATTGATCATTGCCATGATTTTTCCGATCCCTTATTATATTGAAGGACCTGGAACGACAGAAAATTTGAAAGACTTTGTGTCTGTTGATAATAAACAAGATACAGAACCAGGAGCATTTTATTTAACCACTGTAGGTGTCCGTAAAGCTACTCTAGCTTCTTTGATAACTGCTTCATTTTCTGATTTTCAAGAAATAGTGAGTAAGAAAGATCTGATGGGATCAAGTACCAACAGTGAATACGAGCGAATTCAGCAATATTATATGGACTCGTCGAAAAATGCAGCAATCGAACAAGCATTAAAGTTAGCAAACGTACCATATGACATGCAATTCAAAGGTGTTTATGTACTAGCAATTGAAGATAACTCAAGTTTCAAAGGAAAAATTTCTGTTGGTGATACTGTAACAGGAATCGATGGGAAAACATTTAAAAGTAGCGAAGAATTTGTTGCATATGTCAAAAAACAAAAGGTCGGTCAAGAAGTCACTGTTAGCTATTTACAAGATGGAAAAGCTAAAGAAGCAACAGGTAAGCTGATTGAACTACCGACCGATAAAAAAGCAGGGATTGGTATCGGCTTGACCGATCATACAGAAATCGATTCGTCGATTCCCGTTGAAATCGATTCTGGTGATATCGGTGGTCCTTCAGCCGGTTTAATGTTTACACTGGAAACGTATGAACAGTTAACACAAAAAGGTATACGTAAAGGCTATAAAATCGCTGGAACAGGGACGATCAATACAGACGGCATCGTTGGAAGAATTGGCGGAATTGATAAAAAAGTAGTGACCGCAAGTAAAAATAAGGCAGATATTTTCTTTGCTCCTGATGATGAAATCACAAAAGAAATGAAAGAAGCAGAGCCGAAAATCAAAACAAATTACGAAGAAGCGAAAGCTACTGCTAAAAAAATAGGAACATCAATGAAGATCGTTCCTGTAAAAAATGTGCAAGACGCTTTATACTACCTTGAAACATTGAAAGAAAAATAA